From the Amycolatopsis thermoflava N1165 genome, one window contains:
- a CDS encoding cupin domain-containing protein, which produces MRTTAHRHGPSETLPANIQEIAAAGGGAPGILWRLREEGRQLDANLVHLPAGERIGTHAEPDLDLLLVVVTGAGKLTTGDDTLDVGPGSLVWLAHGQARAIEAGPEGLSYLTVHRRRPGMRIGHR; this is translated from the coding sequence TTGCGCACCACGGCACACCGGCACGGCCCGAGCGAGACCCTCCCGGCGAACATCCAGGAGATCGCCGCGGCGGGCGGCGGCGCGCCGGGCATCCTGTGGCGGCTGCGCGAGGAGGGCCGCCAGCTCGACGCGAACCTGGTGCACCTGCCCGCCGGCGAGCGGATCGGCACCCACGCCGAGCCGGACCTCGACCTGCTGCTGGTGGTCGTGACCGGCGCCGGGAAGCTGACCACCGGCGACGACACCCTCGACGTCGGCCCGGGCTCGCTGGTGTGGCTGGCGCACGGGCAGGCACGGGCGATCGAGGCGGGCCCGGAGGGCCTGTCGTACCTGACCGTGCACCGCCGCCGCCCGGGAATGCGGATCGGGCACCGCTAG
- a CDS encoding SDR family NAD(P)-dependent oxidoreductase — MSAQTAVVTGGAHGLGEAIVRRLHADGYRVAIADLDGAAAEALAKELGEAKGYAVDVADRAAVDGLLAAVLADFGSVHVLVNNAARTQAKKLMDITADELDAVLKVNLGGTFSACQVFGAHFAAQGYGRIVNMASLAGQNGGTATGGHYASSKGAVLSATKVFARELAPHGVTVNAVSPGPQDSPMVRSIVDDVDGLARSIPVGRLGDPAFIARMVALLASPGAASVTGACWDANGGLYLR, encoded by the coding sequence GTGAGCGCGCAGACCGCGGTCGTCACCGGCGGCGCGCACGGTCTCGGCGAGGCGATCGTGCGGCGCCTGCACGCCGACGGCTACCGCGTCGCGATCGCCGACCTCGACGGGGCCGCCGCCGAGGCGCTGGCCAAGGAACTGGGCGAGGCCAAGGGGTACGCCGTCGACGTCGCCGACCGCGCGGCCGTGGACGGCCTGCTCGCCGCTGTGCTGGCCGACTTCGGATCGGTGCACGTGCTGGTCAACAACGCCGCCCGCACGCAGGCGAAGAAGCTGATGGACATCACCGCCGACGAGCTGGACGCCGTGCTGAAGGTGAACCTCGGCGGCACGTTCTCCGCCTGCCAGGTCTTCGGCGCGCACTTCGCCGCGCAGGGCTACGGCCGGATCGTGAACATGGCCTCGCTCGCCGGGCAGAACGGCGGCACCGCGACCGGCGGGCACTACGCGTCCTCCAAGGGCGCGGTCCTGTCCGCCACCAAGGTGTTCGCCCGCGAACTCGCGCCGCACGGGGTGACGGTCAACGCGGTGTCGCCCGGCCCGCAGGACAGCCCGATGGTGCGGTCCATTGTGGACGACGTCGACGGGCTCGCCCGGAGCATCCCGGTCGGCAGGCTCGGCGACCCGGCGTTCATCGCCCGGATGGTCGCCCTGCTCGCCTCGCCCGGGGCCGCCTCCGTCACCGGCGCCTGCTGGGATGCCAACGGCGGGCTCTACCTGCGCTGA
- a CDS encoding TetR/AcrR family transcriptional regulator, giving the protein MGHREELLAAARRLLEEKGYAHITARDLVAASDTNLHSIGYHFGSKAGLLNAAIGEVFEEWTDKLASIAMAEPAVPPIERGRRAWAAMLDSLPASRALLLSYVEALAQAERTESLREQFAEQYRRCRAKVAELVARSLADGTTADDPRCQAVASFVIAICDGLAVQWLLDPDGAPTSEQLTAGLEAMWAASFPGA; this is encoded by the coding sequence GTGGGACACCGGGAAGAGCTGCTCGCCGCGGCGCGGCGGCTGCTGGAGGAGAAGGGGTACGCGCACATCACGGCGCGGGACCTGGTCGCGGCGTCGGACACCAACCTGCACTCGATCGGGTACCACTTCGGGTCCAAGGCGGGCCTGCTCAACGCCGCGATCGGCGAGGTGTTCGAGGAGTGGACCGACAAGCTGGCCTCGATCGCGATGGCCGAGCCCGCCGTGCCGCCGATCGAGCGCGGGCGGCGCGCGTGGGCTGCGATGCTGGACAGCCTGCCCGCCAGCCGGGCGCTGCTGCTGTCCTACGTCGAGGCGCTGGCGCAGGCCGAGCGGACGGAGTCGCTGCGGGAGCAGTTCGCCGAGCAGTACCGGCGTTGCCGCGCGAAGGTCGCCGAGCTGGTCGCGCGGTCACTGGCGGACGGCACCACGGCCGACGACCCGCGGTGCCAGGCGGTGGCCAGCTTCGTGATCGCGATCTGCGACGGGCTGGCCGTGCAGTGGCTGCTCGACCCGGACGGGGCGCCGACGTCGGAGCAGCTCACGGCCGGCCTGGAGGCGATGTGGGCCGCCTCGTTCCCGGGCGCCTGA
- a CDS encoding ATP-binding protein, whose protein sequence is MTPAPENLPRTAGALRAAGHLPRSIKTEIHDNLLAALREGRNPWPGIVGFDRTVLPQFERALLAGHDVVLLGERGQGKTRLLRTLAGLLDEWTPVIEGSELAEHPLEPITPASRRRAAELGDDLPVAWLHRDQRYTEKLATPDTSVGDLIGDVDPVKVAEGRSLGDPETIHFGLVPRAHRGIVAINELPDLAERIQVALLNVMEERDIQIRGYTLRLPLDVLLVATANPEDYTNRGRIITPLKDRFGAEIRTHYPLTVAAEVDVVRQEANLVAEVGEPLLEVLARFVRNLRESTVIDQRSGVSARFAVAAAETVAAAALRRAALTGEHPAVARPVDLEAVPAVLRGKIEFEPGEEGRETEHLVHLLRRAVAETARERFGGLNLRPLVEAVSNGHLVATGERVPGADLLAALPELPVLHEVAQRAGVSATDEPGRIAAAVELALESLYLARQLAKDSDDATTVYGP, encoded by the coding sequence GTGACACCCGCACCCGAGAACCTCCCGCGCACCGCGGGAGCACTGCGCGCGGCCGGGCACCTGCCGCGCAGCATCAAGACCGAGATCCACGACAACCTCCTCGCCGCGCTGCGCGAGGGCCGGAACCCGTGGCCGGGGATCGTCGGGTTCGACCGGACGGTGCTGCCCCAGTTCGAACGCGCCCTGCTGGCCGGGCACGACGTCGTGCTGCTCGGCGAGCGCGGCCAGGGCAAGACGCGCCTGCTGCGCACGCTGGCCGGCCTGCTCGACGAGTGGACCCCCGTGATCGAGGGCTCCGAGCTGGCCGAGCACCCGCTGGAGCCGATCACCCCGGCCTCGCGCCGCCGCGCCGCCGAACTGGGCGACGACCTGCCGGTGGCCTGGCTGCACCGCGATCAGCGCTACACCGAGAAGCTGGCCACACCGGACACGTCGGTCGGCGACCTGATCGGCGACGTCGACCCGGTGAAGGTGGCCGAGGGCCGCAGCCTGGGCGACCCGGAGACCATCCACTTCGGACTCGTGCCGCGCGCGCACCGCGGCATCGTGGCGATCAACGAGCTGCCCGACCTCGCCGAGCGGATCCAGGTCGCGCTGCTCAACGTGATGGAGGAGCGCGACATCCAGATCCGCGGCTACACGCTGCGGCTGCCGCTGGACGTGCTGCTCGTCGCCACCGCCAACCCCGAGGACTACACCAACCGCGGCCGGATCATCACGCCGCTCAAGGACCGCTTCGGCGCCGAGATCCGCACCCACTACCCGCTGACCGTGGCCGCCGAGGTGGACGTGGTGCGCCAGGAGGCGAACCTGGTCGCCGAGGTCGGCGAGCCGCTGCTGGAGGTGCTGGCCCGGTTCGTGCGCAACCTGCGCGAGTCCACCGTGATCGACCAGCGCTCGGGCGTGTCGGCCCGGTTCGCGGTGGCGGCGGCGGAGACCGTCGCCGCGGCGGCGCTGCGCCGGGCCGCGCTGACCGGCGAGCACCCGGCCGTGGCGCGCCCGGTCGACCTGGAGGCCGTGCCCGCCGTGCTGCGCGGCAAGATCGAGTTCGAGCCGGGCGAGGAGGGGCGCGAGACCGAGCACCTGGTGCACCTGCTGCGCCGCGCGGTCGCCGAGACCGCCCGCGAGCGCTTCGGCGGGCTCAACCTGCGCCCGCTGGTCGAGGCGGTGTCCAACGGGCACCTGGTCGCCACCGGCGAGCGCGTGCCGGGCGCGGACCTGCTCGCCGCGCTGCCCGAGCTGCCGGTGCTGCACGAGGTCGCCCAGCGCGCCGGCGTGTCGGCCACCGACGAGCCGGGACGCATCGCGGCGGCCGTCGAGCTGGCACTGGAGTCGCTGTACCTGGCCCGGCAGCTGGCCAAGGACTCCGACGACGCGACCACGGTGTACGGGCCGTGA
- a CDS encoding aromatic ring-hydroxylating oxygenase subunit alpha, with the protein MTENIFADAPADLVLADRVAGRLYTDPEIFEQEMTRIFERTWVWVAHESELPGPGTFKSTYVGRQPVIVSRDRKGALHTLLNRCRHRGASLCEKPRGKANGFTCPYHAWSYGLDGTLRGIPYPDGYEGVADKKDLSLRKLRTESYGGMVFATFDEGIEPLADFLGDAKLWLDRFMKQGGGYPIKVLGKHQFRFRGNWKIQLENTTDGYHFPIVHRSWMASVDAETADMMSFMTDPAAITHALGNGHSVMQMVPEHSDLDADDGSEPLQARFDHVVAELSKTLDDAAVRKLVRAMHGTGFNLNLFPNVSMSAAFFRVLRPISVDETLIEHIAIGPDGPPELDVVNRERLRIHEHFQGPFGFGTPDDAEGWDRVQRGAQAAPDMPILVNRGLGREKDDEHGWPTAHVTDETGMRAAYRMWKQMMSDD; encoded by the coding sequence ATGACCGAGAACATCTTCGCCGACGCGCCCGCGGACCTCGTGCTCGCCGACCGCGTCGCCGGCCGCCTCTACACCGACCCGGAGATCTTCGAGCAGGAGATGACGAGGATCTTCGAGCGCACCTGGGTGTGGGTCGCGCACGAAAGCGAGCTGCCCGGGCCGGGCACCTTCAAGTCCACCTACGTCGGCCGCCAGCCGGTGATCGTGTCGCGGGACCGCAAGGGCGCCCTGCACACGCTGCTCAACCGCTGCCGCCACCGCGGCGCGAGCCTGTGCGAGAAGCCGCGGGGCAAGGCCAACGGGTTCACCTGCCCGTACCACGCGTGGTCCTACGGCCTGGACGGCACGCTGCGCGGCATCCCGTACCCGGACGGGTACGAGGGCGTGGCGGACAAGAAGGACCTGTCGCTGCGCAAGCTGCGCACCGAGTCCTACGGCGGCATGGTGTTCGCCACGTTCGACGAGGGCATCGAGCCGCTGGCGGACTTCCTCGGCGACGCGAAGCTGTGGCTGGACCGGTTCATGAAGCAGGGCGGCGGCTACCCGATCAAGGTGCTGGGCAAGCACCAGTTCCGGTTCCGCGGCAACTGGAAGATCCAGCTCGAGAACACCACCGACGGCTACCACTTCCCGATCGTGCACCGGTCGTGGATGGCGTCGGTGGACGCCGAGACCGCGGACATGATGTCGTTCATGACCGACCCGGCGGCGATCACGCACGCGCTGGGCAACGGCCACAGCGTCATGCAGATGGTGCCCGAGCACTCCGATCTCGACGCCGACGACGGCAGCGAACCGCTGCAGGCCCGCTTCGACCACGTCGTGGCGGAGCTGTCCAAGACGCTCGACGACGCGGCCGTGCGCAAGCTGGTCCGCGCCATGCACGGCACCGGGTTCAACCTCAACCTGTTCCCGAACGTGTCGATGTCGGCGGCGTTCTTCCGCGTCCTGCGGCCGATCTCGGTCGACGAGACGCTGATCGAGCACATCGCGATCGGCCCGGACGGGCCGCCCGAGCTGGACGTCGTCAACCGCGAGCGGCTGCGCATCCACGAGCACTTCCAGGGACCGTTCGGGTTCGGCACCCCGGACGACGCCGAGGGCTGGGACCGCGTGCAGCGTGGCGCCCAGGCCGCGCCGGACATGCCGATCCTGGTCAACCGCGGGCTCGGCAGGGAGAAGGACGACGAGCACGGCTGGCCGACCGCCCACGTGACCGACGAGACCGGGATGCGCGCCGCCTACCGGATGTGGAAGCAGATGATGAGCGATGACTGA
- a CDS encoding VWA domain-containing protein, which translates to MSTAPEGWSYGPWHEGPDPLAPPIDLREALDEIGREVMDGASPRSALEELLRRGTRNTRGLDEMTRRVWQRRAEIQRRHRLDGTLQEVRRLLDEALDAEKRALFPDPSDDARFAEAQLDALPPGTAAAVRELSEYPWRSEEGRDKYDQIRDLLGREMLDARFEGMKQALQSTSQEDVERVHQMLADLNALLDAHARGVDDIDERFDEFMRRHGEFFPENPRDVDELVDALAARAAAAQRMLNSMSAEQRAELAELAQQAFGDPRIGQQLAGLDARLQAMRPGEDWTSSARFRGQDPLGLGEGAQAMQDLAELDALAEQLAQSYPGARLEDIDLEALERQLGPDAGVDARRLSELERELRSQGLFERAPDGSLRLTPKALRRLGETALSDIVHSLRGKTGERQTESAGAAGEPTGASRPWQFGDREPWEVSRTVRNAVLRTASTGGGAVRLDVSDVEVVETELRSRAAVALLVDTSWSMVSEGRWLPMKRTALALHQLISTRFRNDALQLITFGRYAASVELPELVGLEGVWEQGTNAHHALLLAGRHLRRHPDAQPVVLMVTDGEPTAHLEPDGTAEFDYPPQPRTLVKTLSEVDRLAKMGASVSVFRLGDDPRLAAFVDLIARRSGGRVVAPEVDGLGAAVISDYLRTRRR; encoded by the coding sequence GTGAGCACCGCACCCGAGGGCTGGTCCTACGGCCCGTGGCACGAGGGCCCCGACCCGCTCGCCCCGCCGATCGACCTGCGCGAGGCGCTCGACGAGATCGGCCGCGAGGTCATGGACGGCGCGTCGCCGCGGTCGGCGCTGGAGGAGCTGCTGCGCCGCGGCACCCGCAACACGCGCGGGCTCGACGAGATGACCCGGCGGGTGTGGCAGCGCCGCGCCGAGATCCAGCGGCGCCACCGCCTCGACGGCACGCTGCAGGAGGTGCGGCGCCTGCTCGACGAGGCACTGGACGCCGAGAAGCGGGCGCTGTTCCCCGATCCGTCCGACGACGCCCGCTTCGCCGAGGCGCAGCTCGACGCGCTGCCGCCGGGCACGGCCGCCGCCGTGCGCGAGCTGTCGGAGTACCCGTGGCGGTCCGAGGAGGGCCGGGACAAGTACGACCAGATCCGGGACCTGCTCGGCCGGGAGATGCTCGACGCGCGGTTCGAGGGCATGAAGCAGGCGCTGCAGAGCACCAGCCAGGAGGACGTCGAGCGCGTTCACCAGATGCTGGCTGACCTGAACGCGCTGCTCGACGCCCACGCTCGCGGCGTGGACGACATCGACGAGCGGTTCGACGAGTTCATGCGCCGCCACGGCGAGTTCTTCCCGGAGAACCCGCGCGACGTGGACGAGCTCGTCGACGCGCTGGCCGCGCGGGCGGCCGCCGCGCAGCGGATGCTGAACTCGATGTCGGCCGAGCAGCGGGCGGAGCTGGCCGAGCTGGCGCAGCAGGCGTTCGGCGACCCGCGGATCGGGCAGCAGCTGGCCGGCCTGGACGCGCGGCTGCAGGCGATGCGGCCGGGGGAGGACTGGACGTCCTCGGCGCGGTTCCGCGGCCAGGACCCGCTGGGGCTGGGCGAGGGCGCGCAGGCGATGCAGGACCTCGCGGAGCTGGACGCCCTGGCCGAGCAGCTGGCCCAGTCCTACCCGGGCGCGCGGCTGGAGGACATCGACCTGGAGGCGCTGGAACGCCAGCTCGGCCCGGACGCCGGGGTCGACGCGCGGCGGCTGTCCGAGCTGGAGCGGGAGCTGCGGTCGCAGGGCCTGTTCGAGCGCGCGCCGGACGGTTCGCTGCGGCTGACCCCGAAGGCGTTGCGGCGCCTGGGGGAGACCGCGCTGTCGGACATCGTGCACTCGCTGCGCGGCAAGACCGGCGAGCGGCAGACGGAGTCGGCGGGCGCGGCGGGCGAGCCGACCGGGGCGAGCCGGCCGTGGCAGTTCGGCGACCGGGAACCGTGGGAGGTGTCCCGCACGGTGCGCAACGCGGTGCTGCGGACGGCCTCGACGGGCGGCGGCGCGGTGCGGCTGGACGTGTCCGACGTGGAGGTGGTGGAGACCGAGCTGCGGTCGCGGGCCGCGGTGGCGCTGCTGGTGGACACGTCGTGGTCGATGGTGTCGGAGGGCCGCTGGCTGCCGATGAAGCGCACCGCGCTGGCGTTGCACCAGCTCATTTCCACGCGCTTCCGCAACGACGCGCTGCAGCTGATCACCTTCGGCCGGTACGCGGCGTCGGTGGAGCTGCCGGAGCTGGTCGGGCTGGAGGGGGTGTGGGAGCAGGGCACCAACGCGCACCACGCGCTGCTGCTGGCGGGCCGCCACCTGCGACGGCACCCGGACGCCCAGCCGGTGGTGCTGATGGTGACCGACGGCGAGCCGACCGCCCACCTGGAACCGGACGGCACCGCCGAGTTCGACTACCCGCCGCAGCCTCGCACCCTGGTCAAGACGCTGTCCGAAGTGGACCGCCTGGCGAAGATGGGCGCCTCGGTGTCGGTGTTCCGCCTCGGCGACGACCCGCGGCTGGCGGCGTTCGTGGACCTGATCGCGCGGCGCTCCGGCGGGCGTGTCGTGGCGCCCGAGGTGGACGGCCTGGGCGCCGCGGTGATCAGCGACTACCTCCGCACCCGGCGGCGCTAG
- a CDS encoding cytochrome P450: MSVETPSRTSTLPLPPGPRLPAGVQTVLFGNFRHVLMPLLRRRYGDLVRLNLYPERHVVQLADVEHIKAVFSGPADVFHAGEGNVILKPLMGPHSVLLTDEDVHLRARKLLMPAFHGAALRGYREMITELAEAEVASWTPGRVFRSHERMQALTLEIILRVVFGVAEGPRLDELRALLTRIVDIGVLELFGWHNAKLRRFGPWRRYSLAQDRVDELLYAEIADRRKADDLDGRGDVLSRLLTVPAEDDRLSDAELRDQLITLLLAGHETTATALAWSFHELARDPARQRRAIEAADAGDEKYLEAVAKEAMRQHPVISEVARRLTRDIEIGGYRIPAGYTVMPSIALVQGDAAHHEDPAAFRPERFLDGGPASGTWFPFGGGVRRCLGAGFSLLEATIVLRAVLTRFAVEPDRARGEHSKPRHITMVPGRGARIAVIPR, from the coding sequence ATGAGCGTCGAAACCCCGTCCCGGACGAGCACGCTGCCGCTGCCGCCGGGCCCGAGGCTCCCGGCGGGCGTGCAGACGGTCCTCTTCGGCAACTTCCGGCACGTGCTGATGCCGCTGCTGCGGCGCCGCTACGGCGACCTCGTGCGGCTAAACCTGTACCCCGAGCGGCACGTGGTGCAGCTGGCGGACGTCGAGCACATCAAGGCGGTGTTCAGCGGACCGGCCGACGTGTTCCACGCCGGTGAGGGCAACGTCATCCTCAAGCCGCTGATGGGCCCGCACTCGGTGCTGCTGACCGACGAGGACGTGCACCTGCGCGCCCGCAAGCTGCTGATGCCCGCCTTCCACGGCGCGGCGCTGCGCGGCTACCGGGAGATGATCACCGAGCTGGCCGAGGCCGAGGTCGCGAGCTGGACGCCCGGCCGGGTGTTCCGCTCGCACGAGCGCATGCAGGCGCTGACGCTGGAGATCATCCTGCGCGTGGTGTTCGGCGTCGCCGAGGGGCCGCGGCTGGACGAGCTGCGCGCCCTGCTCACCCGGATCGTCGACATCGGGGTGCTCGAGCTGTTCGGCTGGCACAACGCGAAGCTGCGCCGGTTCGGCCCGTGGCGGCGCTACAGCCTCGCGCAGGACCGGGTGGACGAGCTGCTCTACGCCGAGATCGCCGACCGCCGCAAGGCCGACGACCTCGACGGCCGCGGCGACGTGCTGTCCCGCCTGCTGACGGTGCCCGCCGAGGACGACCGGCTCTCCGACGCGGAGCTGCGGGACCAGCTGATCACCCTGCTGCTGGCCGGGCACGAGACCACCGCGACCGCGCTGGCCTGGTCGTTCCACGAGCTGGCGCGCGATCCGGCGCGGCAGCGGCGCGCGATCGAGGCCGCCGACGCCGGGGACGAGAAGTACCTGGAGGCGGTGGCCAAGGAGGCGATGCGGCAGCACCCGGTGATCTCCGAGGTGGCGCGGCGGCTGACGCGCGACATCGAGATCGGCGGCTACCGGATTCCGGCCGGCTACACGGTGATGCCCTCGATCGCGCTGGTCCAGGGCGATGCGGCGCACCACGAGGACCCGGCGGCGTTCCGGCCTGAGCGGTTCCTCGACGGCGGCCCGGCGTCGGGCACGTGGTTCCCGTTCGGCGGCGGCGTGCGGCGCTGCCTGGGCGCCGGGTTCTCGCTGCTGGAGGCGACGATCGTGCTGCGGGCGGTGCTGACCCGGTTCGCGGTGGAGCCGGACCGCGCCCGCGGCGAGCACTCGAAGCCGCGGCACATCACGATGGTGCCCGGGCGGGGCGCCCGGATCGCGGTCATCCCCCGGTGA
- a CDS encoding helix-turn-helix transcriptional regulator, which translates to MTHHVPGRRAEVLRAIRETGPVGVAELAGRLGLHPNSVRFHLDQLVADGLVERAPGHARGPGRPAAEYRVPPVAARGQDRRYEVLAEILLTGGTGDPETAGTAWGRRLTARPETPAQVVRLLDELGFEPEQAADPHRIRLRHCPFLELASRHRDAVCSVHLGMLNGALADGPLRARRLLPFADPDACVVELEAADG; encoded by the coding sequence ATGACGCACCACGTGCCGGGACGCCGCGCCGAGGTGCTGCGCGCGATCCGGGAGACGGGGCCGGTGGGTGTGGCCGAGCTGGCCGGGCGGCTCGGGCTGCACCCGAACAGCGTGCGCTTCCACCTGGACCAGCTGGTGGCCGACGGGCTGGTCGAGCGGGCGCCGGGCCACGCGCGCGGCCCGGGACGGCCTGCCGCCGAGTACCGGGTGCCGCCGGTGGCGGCGCGGGGCCAGGACCGCCGCTACGAGGTGCTGGCCGAGATCCTGCTGACCGGCGGCACCGGCGACCCGGAGACGGCGGGCACCGCGTGGGGCCGCCGTCTCACCGCCCGTCCGGAGACGCCCGCGCAGGTGGTGCGCCTGCTCGACGAGCTGGGCTTCGAGCCCGAACAGGCCGCCGACCCGCACCGGATCCGCCTGCGGCACTGCCCGTTCCTGGAGCTGGCGTCCCGCCACCGCGACGCGGTCTGCTCGGTGCACCTCGGCATGCTGAACGGCGCCCTCGCGGACGGCCCCCTCCGCGCGAGGCGCCTGCTGCCCTTCGCCGACCCGGACGCATGCGTGGTCGAGCTGGAAGCGGCCGATGGCTGA
- a CDS encoding aromatic-ring-hydroxylating dioxygenase subunit beta: MTDTITVPLTDVRVARAVELVWREAELLDRKDYLVWQELYTDDARYIVPIDPDTEDFPGTLNMIYDDARMRAMRVTRMTEGYAIAAVDAARTVRTVSRFVPETVTDTEVVLRSAQVLIAYKRGRHDIWAADVRHRVRLSDSGDRIAEKVVRLVDSEDAVPAAGFLL, encoded by the coding sequence ATGACTGACACGATCACCGTCCCGCTGACCGACGTCCGGGTGGCAAGGGCGGTCGAGCTGGTCTGGCGGGAGGCCGAGCTGCTCGACCGCAAGGACTACCTGGTGTGGCAGGAGCTCTACACCGACGACGCCCGCTACATCGTGCCGATCGACCCCGACACCGAGGACTTCCCGGGCACGCTCAACATGATCTACGACGACGCGCGGATGCGGGCCATGCGCGTGACCCGCATGACCGAGGGCTACGCCATCGCCGCCGTCGACGCGGCCCGCACCGTGCGCACCGTGTCCCGGTTCGTGCCGGAGACCGTGACCGACACCGAGGTCGTGCTGCGGTCGGCGCAGGTGCTGATCGCCTACAAGCGCGGGCGGCACGACATCTGGGCCGCCGACGTGCGCCACCGCGTCCGGCTGTCGGACTCCGGCGACCGCATCGCCGAGAAGGTCGTGCGGCTGGTGGACAGCGAGGACGCCGTGCCCGCCGCGGGGTTCCTGCTGTGA
- a CDS encoding PDR/VanB family oxidoreductase, with protein sequence MTRTVVRVAEVRQEAAGIRSLRLVRDDGAPLGPYEAGAHVDVVGPTGLVRQYSLCSPPHEASSLLIAVKKEAASRGGSEALHTVGAGDTLEIGEPRNLLRVADGARHVLVAGGVGVTPLLSLAYELDRRGAEFELHYFARAREQAAFAGLLEREFGDRVHLRFGVPRAEQPTILKEVAAGLTSDAQVYTCGPEGFMAQVGAVFAPVVGESRVHVEHFVAAEVDTSGDRPFTVELDTGEVFEVPADKSILAVLGENGIEVFKSCEEGICGSCVSGVLEGVPEHRDSCLSAADKAAGDQMALCVSRARTARLKIELY encoded by the coding sequence ATGACGAGAACTGTGGTCCGCGTCGCGGAGGTCAGGCAGGAGGCCGCCGGGATCCGCAGCCTGCGCCTGGTCCGCGACGACGGCGCCCCGCTGGGACCGTACGAGGCCGGCGCGCACGTCGACGTCGTCGGCCCGACCGGCCTGGTGCGGCAGTACTCGCTGTGCTCGCCGCCGCACGAGGCTTCGTCGCTGCTGATCGCGGTGAAGAAGGAAGCCGCGTCGCGGGGCGGTTCCGAGGCGCTGCACACCGTCGGGGCCGGGGACACGCTGGAGATCGGCGAGCCCCGCAACCTGCTGCGCGTCGCCGACGGCGCCCGCCACGTCCTGGTGGCGGGCGGCGTCGGCGTCACCCCGCTGCTGAGCCTGGCCTACGAACTGGACCGGCGGGGCGCGGAGTTCGAACTGCACTACTTCGCCCGCGCCCGGGAGCAGGCCGCGTTCGCCGGCCTGCTGGAGCGCGAGTTCGGCGACCGCGTGCACCTGCGGTTCGGCGTGCCGCGCGCCGAGCAGCCGACGATCCTCAAGGAGGTCGCGGCCGGGCTGACCTCGGACGCGCAGGTGTACACGTGCGGGCCGGAGGGGTTCATGGCGCAGGTCGGCGCGGTCTTCGCGCCCGTCGTCGGTGAGTCGCGCGTGCACGTGGAGCATTTCGTCGCGGCGGAGGTCGACACCAGCGGCGACCGGCCGTTCACCGTCGAGCTGGACACCGGCGAGGTGTTCGAGGTGCCCGCGGACAAGTCGATCCTCGCCGTGCTCGGGGAGAACGGCATCGAGGTCTTCAAGTCCTGCGAGGAGGGCATCTGCGGGTCCTGCGTCTCCGGGGTGCTGGAGGGCGTGCCGGAGCACCGGGACAGCTGCCTGTCGGCCGCGGACAAGGCCGCCGGGGACCAGATGGCGCTGTGCGTCTCCCGCGCCAGGACGGCCCGGTTGAAGATCGAGCTGTACTGA